The Bordetella sp. FB-8 genome includes a window with the following:
- the pstC gene encoding phosphate ABC transporter permease subunit PstC — MSAVLDTMPGGTRVNLPVDVIAGKPPSMKKPKHGFADVLFRNATRFFAFAVFCLLLAILISLAFGSTTTIKQYGLSFLWNSDWDPVNSQFGALVPIFGTLATSIVALVIAVPVSFGIAMFLTELSPIWLRRPLGIAIEMLAAIPSIIYGMWGLFIFAPLFQRYVEPYLIHALSPIPGIGFMFKGPAFGIGVFTAGGILAVMIIPFITAVMRDVFELVPSLLKESAYGLGGTTWEVMYKVVLPYTRIGVIGGIMLGLGRALGETMAVTFVIGNAFRLGSLFQPGNSIASALANQFAEASSATHQSALIELGLILFLITTIVLALSKLLLLRLAKGEGTRS; from the coding sequence ATGAGTGCGGTACTTGATACTATGCCGGGCGGAACGCGGGTGAATCTTCCCGTGGATGTTATCGCCGGAAAACCTCCCTCTATGAAAAAGCCCAAGCACGGGTTCGCGGACGTGCTCTTTCGCAACGCGACGCGTTTCTTCGCGTTTGCTGTTTTCTGTCTGCTGCTGGCGATCCTGATCTCGCTGGCATTTGGCAGCACGACCACGATCAAGCAATACGGTCTGTCCTTCCTCTGGAACAGCGACTGGGATCCGGTGAACAGCCAGTTCGGCGCCCTGGTGCCCATCTTCGGTACGCTGGCCACGTCCATCGTCGCGCTCGTCATTGCCGTGCCCGTCTCGTTCGGCATCGCCATGTTCCTTACCGAGCTGTCGCCGATCTGGCTGCGCCGCCCGCTGGGCATCGCGATCGAGATGCTGGCTGCCATTCCCTCGATCATCTACGGTATGTGGGGGCTGTTCATCTTCGCCCCGCTGTTTCAGCGCTACGTCGAACCTTATCTCATCCACGCCCTGAGCCCCATCCCTGGCATCGGCTTCATGTTTAAGGGGCCGGCCTTCGGCATCGGGGTGTTCACCGCCGGCGGCATTCTCGCGGTGATGATCATCCCCTTCATCACCGCCGTTATGCGCGACGTATTCGAACTCGTGCCTTCGCTGCTCAAGGAGTCCGCCTACGGTCTGGGCGGCACGACATGGGAAGTCATGTATAAAGTGGTGCTGCCCTACACCCGCATCGGCGTGATCGGCGGCATCATGCTGGGCCTGGGCCGCGCGCTCGGTGAAACCATGGCGGTCACTTTCGTCATTGGCAACGCCTTTCGGCTCGGTTCCCTGTTCCAGCCCGGCAACTCGATCGCCTCGGCGCTGGCCAACCAGTTCGCCGAGGCCAGCAGCGCTACCCATCAGTCGGCGCTGATCGAGCTCGGCCTGATCCTGTTCCTTATCACCACCATTGTCCTGGCCCTGTCCAAGCTGCTGCTGCTGCGCCTGGCCAAGGGTGAAGGCACACGGAGCTGA
- the pstA gene encoding phosphate ABC transporter permease PstA, producing MSTLDMNNPIYRRRCVINKVTLALSFLAVVFGLFWLFWIIATLLYKGGAQFTFTLFTQITPAPGSPGGLINAIVGSAMMAGVGTLIGTPVGILAGTYLAEYGRRGWLAPATRFINDVLLSAPSIVVGLFVYTVYVAQAKHFSGWAGAVVLSVLVIPVVVRTTDDMLKLVPNSLREACAALGCPEWKMITLVCYRAARSGIVTGVLLAIARIVGETAPLVFTALNSQFMTWNMNAPMANLPMTIYQYAMSPYDDWQRLAWAGALLITLLVLLTNIVARALFSKPNV from the coding sequence ATGTCCACCCTCGACATGAATAATCCCATCTACCGGCGCCGCTGCGTGATCAACAAGGTGACGCTGGCCTTGTCGTTCCTGGCTGTGGTGTTCGGCTTGTTCTGGCTGTTCTGGATCATCGCCACGCTGCTGTACAAAGGCGGCGCCCAGTTCACCTTCACGCTATTCACGCAGATCACGCCTGCACCGGGCTCGCCGGGCGGTCTGATCAACGCCATTGTCGGCAGCGCGATGATGGCGGGCGTGGGCACGCTCATCGGAACGCCCGTGGGCATCCTGGCGGGTACTTATCTGGCCGAGTACGGCCGGCGTGGCTGGCTGGCACCGGCCACGCGCTTCATCAATGACGTGCTGCTGTCGGCGCCGTCCATTGTCGTCGGCTTGTTCGTCTATACCGTCTATGTGGCGCAGGCCAAGCATTTCTCCGGCTGGGCCGGGGCGGTGGTGCTGTCGGTGTTGGTGATCCCGGTGGTGGTGCGCACTACCGACGACATGCTCAAGCTCGTGCCCAACAGTCTGCGCGAAGCCTGTGCGGCCCTGGGTTGCCCAGAGTGGAAGATGATCACCCTGGTGTGCTATCGCGCGGCGCGCTCGGGCATCGTGACCGGCGTGCTGCTGGCCATTGCCCGCATCGTCGGCGAAACCGCGCCGTTGGTGTTCACCGCGCTCAACAGCCAGTTCATGACCTGGAATATGAATGCGCCCATGGCCAACCTGCCCATGACCATCTATCAATATGCCATGAGTCCCTACGACGATTGGCAGCGCCTGGCCTGGGCCGGCGCCCTGCTGATCACGCTGCTGGTGCTGTTGACCAACATCGTGGCCCGCGCCTTGTTTAGCAAGCCGAACGTCTGA